A single window of Paenibacillus sp. SYP-B4298 DNA harbors:
- a CDS encoding nitrilase-related carbon-nitrogen hydrolase, giving the protein MQEDTRAFFMDEIARCASLEDVLIFLVQFLQEIDQHLLHLKNHYMNFHRHELPIQSKYGLLIYKRDSELREALKGHPASRSFPDPNYLLLRRKVKHFFVARASYRYYEVKHQYVKTPDFSIENVLDLKLGLLPGMFHAGRDYIFKIDHTLTAEGLLPFYFAGVHHPEQYYSNVMELYRDMLKKQPHIIMLPELFTPPPLREALITEVRAAHEATQEASSPFFLLTGSFHEEQEGHIYNLAHVVAGDGEVLLEVSKMNRFIFPRDEQYDDERSYFTKYDGVEKNAYDRRMITLLETSLGRIAFLICVDFINDNIQDILLDRQVDLVFIMAMTSRPGSGKFVRKMQELAERNACIVVLCNNLGSPDMSASRAVISLPGFKHVYQTDQAMLVVTLNEVIQEITKPST; this is encoded by the coding sequence TTGCAGGAAGATACACGCGCCTTTTTCATGGATGAGATTGCTCGGTGCGCGTCACTGGAGGATGTGCTGATTTTTTTAGTTCAATTCCTGCAAGAAATAGATCAGCATCTGCTGCACCTGAAGAATCATTACATGAATTTCCATCGTCATGAGCTTCCTATTCAATCTAAGTATGGATTGCTGATCTACAAACGGGACTCTGAGCTGCGAGAGGCATTGAAAGGTCATCCGGCATCCCGATCATTTCCCGACCCGAATTACCTGCTATTGCGACGAAAGGTGAAGCACTTTTTTGTTGCCCGAGCCAGCTATCGGTACTATGAGGTTAAACACCAGTATGTAAAAACCCCTGACTTTTCCATTGAGAACGTTCTGGACCTTAAGCTGGGACTGCTCCCTGGAATGTTCCATGCAGGCCGGGATTACATTTTCAAGATTGATCACACGTTGACAGCTGAAGGACTGCTTCCATTTTATTTCGCCGGCGTCCATCACCCTGAACAATATTACAGTAACGTGATGGAGCTTTATCGAGACATGCTCAAGAAGCAGCCTCATATCATCATGCTGCCGGAGCTGTTCACGCCTCCCCCGCTTAGAGAAGCGCTCATCACGGAGGTCAGAGCGGCTCATGAGGCCACCCAAGAAGCATCGTCCCCCTTTTTCCTCCTTACCGGTTCGTTTCACGAGGAGCAGGAGGGGCATATCTACAACTTGGCCCATGTCGTGGCAGGCGACGGCGAGGTTTTGCTTGAGGTCAGCAAAATGAACCGTTTTATTTTCCCAAGGGATGAACAGTATGATGATGAACGCTCTTACTTTACCAAATATGACGGTGTCGAGAAGAATGCATATGACCGCCGTATGATCACCTTGTTGGAGACCTCACTTGGCCGTATCGCCTTTCTCATCTGTGTAGATTTCATTAATGACAACATTCAGGACATTCTGCTGGATCGTCAGGTCGATCTTGTCTTTATTATGGCGATGACATCCAGGCCAGGCAGCGGAAAGTTTGTACGAAAAATGCAAGAGCTTGCCGAACGCAATGCTTGCATAGTCGTGTTGTGCAACAATCTGGGAAGTCCCGACATGTCTGCTTCTCGTGCTGTTATTTCTCTTCCAGGGTTTAAACACGTATATCAGACCGATCAAGCCATGCTGGTGGTGACGCTTAACGAGGTCATTCAAGAAATAACGAAGCCCTCGACCTAG
- a CDS encoding helix-turn-helix domain-containing protein, which yields MNEMWLDALQTWRKLQSTHAQGANDYLKVLLQHMLENFNRADASTLDKWRYGLELTLPNRQPQDWSSYNMGMAQSIVYFLQHQTSEKMRTHTISALQPLEKKIVLLLAQAPRSTPTQLASRLELTRQQTSNLLRSLRAKKIVEYMEAGKSRWYSLTESGSIAYEQFKGQEEISSTSTKKSTTLTIDRSIKDVKLFLDLYQGKLDAVHKHDRHDSKKQYVVTPVPQSDTHSKSRSIPLTHSLVLEEAY from the coding sequence ATGAATGAGATGTGGTTGGACGCACTTCAAACATGGAGGAAGCTACAGTCTACCCATGCACAAGGAGCGAATGACTATCTCAAGGTATTGCTGCAGCATATGCTGGAGAACTTCAATCGTGCGGATGCCTCCACGCTGGACAAGTGGAGGTACGGGCTTGAATTAACCCTCCCTAACCGCCAGCCACAGGACTGGAGCAGCTATAATATGGGTATGGCTCAATCCATCGTCTATTTTCTACAGCATCAAACCTCGGAGAAAATGAGGACACATACCATCTCTGCTTTGCAGCCATTGGAGAAAAAGATCGTCCTCCTGTTGGCACAAGCCCCCAGAAGCACGCCGACGCAACTGGCAAGCAGGCTGGAGCTCACAAGACAACAAACAAGCAATCTTCTTCGGTCGCTGCGTGCAAAAAAAATAGTGGAGTACATGGAAGCCGGAAAAAGCAGATGGTACTCCTTAACAGAATCCGGGAGCATTGCTTACGAGCAATTCAAAGGACAGGAGGAAATCTCCTCAACGAGCACCAAGAAATCGACCACACTTACCATTGATCGAAGCATCAAGGACGTCAAGCTGTTCCTGGATTTGTATCAGGGTAAGCTGGATGCTGTTCATAAACATGACAGGCATGATTCCAAGAAACAGTACGTCGTCACTCCCGTTCCTCAATCGGACACACACAGCAAAAGTCGGAGCATCCCTCTGACACATTCCTTGGTACTTGAGGAGGCCTATTAA
- a CDS encoding DUF1284 domain-containing protein, protein MTAIQLRGHHVLCLLGYRGKGYSEDFCTNMTAIYETLRTEPDTVVELIEGPDHICRAFPPDQPQHCLNASVDRKDRDILHALGTAPGLRVRWRALTLAASARLQPEDVGRLCADCQWEPLGLCSDGVRHIRSAGQLRELPEAE, encoded by the coding sequence ATGACGGCGATTCAATTAAGAGGGCATCATGTGTTATGTCTGCTCGGCTATCGGGGAAAAGGCTACTCCGAGGATTTCTGTACGAACATGACGGCGATCTATGAGACGCTGCGCACGGAGCCGGATACGGTTGTCGAGCTGATCGAAGGCCCGGATCATATCTGCCGCGCGTTTCCGCCGGATCAGCCGCAGCACTGTCTGAATGCGAGCGTGGATCGCAAGGATCGCGACATTCTGCATGCGCTGGGCACCGCGCCCGGCCTTCGCGTGCGTTGGCGCGCACTGACGCTGGCTGCCTCGGCACGGCTGCAGCCGGAGGATGTCGGCAGACTATGCGCCGACTGCCAGTGGGAGCCGCTCGGGCTATGTAGTGATGGCGTGCGCCACATTCGCAGCGCAGGTCAGCTACGCGAGCTCCCGGAAGCGGAGTAG
- a CDS encoding LacI family DNA-binding transcriptional regulator codes for MKTTIRDVAQHANVSISTVSRVMNAPDTVVPEKRQRVLEAIAALQYQPNAFARGLIYKKSDTLGVMIPDIENPYYAGLIRGMQDAAVKLNHSLMICNTDRDKQRTVDYVQIFFEKQVDGIIFTSDSLHEAYYEEMQRYRLPFVLASTNSSEYDIPSVDIDDEQAAYEAVRYLINSGHRSIGMVNLPLGRTISGQPRYDGFARALREAELSHCCDWVEYAEHRYQDAYEATGRLLAQHPDMTALFAASDEFAMGATSFLRDNGRSVPEDLSVVGFDNIRMAEMFIPKLTTIDQPTYQIGYRAVQKLHELITHGKVRVLREKLPHKLIIRESSRNR; via the coding sequence ATGAAGACGACAATCCGTGACGTGGCACAACATGCCAATGTATCCATCAGCACCGTCTCCCGCGTCATGAATGCTCCCGACACTGTCGTGCCGGAGAAGCGTCAGCGGGTGCTCGAGGCCATCGCAGCGCTGCAGTACCAGCCCAATGCTTTTGCCAGAGGCTTGATCTACAAGAAATCCGATACGCTCGGCGTCATGATTCCCGATATTGAGAACCCTTACTACGCCGGGCTGATCCGCGGTATGCAGGATGCGGCGGTGAAGCTGAACCACTCTCTGATGATCTGCAATACCGATCGCGACAAGCAGCGAACGGTTGATTACGTGCAGATCTTCTTCGAGAAGCAGGTGGACGGCATCATATTCACCAGCGACTCGCTCCATGAGGCCTATTATGAGGAGATGCAGCGTTATCGGCTGCCCTTCGTTCTGGCCTCCACCAATTCGTCGGAGTATGACATCCCATCCGTCGACATCGATGACGAGCAAGCAGCATACGAGGCTGTCCGTTATCTGATTAACAGCGGACACCGGAGCATCGGCATGGTCAATCTGCCGCTTGGCCGCACCATCTCAGGCCAGCCCCGCTATGACGGCTTTGCACGTGCGCTTCGCGAGGCCGAGTTGTCCCACTGCTGCGATTGGGTGGAATATGCGGAGCACCGCTATCAGGATGCTTATGAGGCCACCGGCCGACTGCTCGCACAGCACCCTGACATGACAGCACTGTTTGCTGCATCGGATGAATTCGCGATGGGAGCCACCTCCTTCTTGCGCGACAATGGGCGCTCCGTTCCTGAGGATCTGTCCGTGGTCGGCTTTGATAACATACGCATGGCCGAGATGTTCATCCCGAAGCTCACCACCATCGATCAACCCACCTACCAGATCGGCTATCGTGCCGTCCAAAAGCTGCATGAGCTGATTACACATGGCAAAGTTCGGGTATTAAGAGAGAAACTGCCCCATAAACTGATTATTAGAGAGTCCTCCCGCAATCGTTAG
- a CDS encoding ABC transporter substrate-binding protein has translation MLVFTFVTALAMTVTACGGGNSSTPPEAQKPDAGTGNTNTGSSVTAPADSESALAQALKGEFKGTKVTMFGPFTDADEVKFTESIKAFEEQTGIDIAYEGSKEFEATISVRVNGGNAPDIADFPQPGLLKSFAKDGKVIDVTSFLSDEHLKKQYNQSWLDMATMPGPSGDVMAGVWARSSVKSLVWYNKKQFDEAGYTVPKTWDELLALTEQIAQDGDPAWSIGIESGTATGWPATDWMEDIMLRTTSPENYDKWVNGELPFTDPIVKNAAEKMSEIWFNEDYVYGGRKSIATTSFGDAVKPLFDNPPKAWLHRQAGFITSFFPEGLTAEDYDWFPFPSIDAQYGTPALISGDIYAMFNDRPEVRAVMEFFTTAESLKTWIQSGGVTAPMNDADPSWYPNEQERRMAEFVQTADAIRFDGSDLMPGAVGAGTFWKGMTDYISGTVDLDTALKEIQGGWK, from the coding sequence ATGCTCGTCTTTACTTTCGTTACAGCGCTCGCGATGACGGTCACTGCTTGTGGAGGAGGCAACAGCAGTACTCCCCCGGAAGCGCAGAAGCCAGACGCAGGCACGGGGAATACCAATACAGGAAGTAGTGTAACAGCTCCAGCGGATAGTGAATCTGCGCTTGCGCAAGCATTGAAGGGTGAATTCAAGGGCACCAAGGTGACCATGTTCGGACCATTTACCGACGCGGATGAGGTGAAGTTCACCGAGAGCATTAAGGCCTTCGAGGAGCAGACCGGAATCGATATTGCCTATGAAGGCTCCAAGGAGTTCGAGGCCACCATCTCCGTCCGGGTGAATGGCGGCAATGCGCCGGATATTGCAGATTTCCCGCAGCCGGGATTACTGAAGAGCTTTGCAAAAGACGGCAAGGTCATCGATGTCACAAGCTTCCTGAGCGATGAGCATCTGAAGAAGCAATACAACCAAAGCTGGCTGGATATGGCTACGATGCCGGGACCAAGCGGCGATGTGATGGCAGGGGTCTGGGCACGCAGCAGTGTGAAAAGTCTGGTCTGGTACAACAAGAAGCAGTTCGACGAGGCCGGCTATACGGTTCCGAAGACATGGGATGAATTGCTGGCGCTCACCGAGCAGATTGCCCAGGACGGCGATCCGGCATGGAGCATCGGCATCGAGAGCGGTACGGCGACCGGATGGCCGGCCACAGACTGGATGGAGGATATTATGCTGCGCACCACGTCCCCGGAAAACTATGATAAATGGGTGAATGGCGAGCTGCCATTTACAGATCCGATCGTGAAGAATGCTGCCGAGAAGATGTCCGAGATCTGGTTCAATGAGGATTATGTATACGGCGGACGCAAGTCGATCGCCACCACCTCCTTCGGAGACGCGGTGAAGCCGCTGTTCGATAACCCGCCCAAGGCATGGCTGCATCGCCAGGCCGGCTTCATCACCAGCTTCTTCCCTGAAGGGCTGACCGCCGAAGATTATGACTGGTTCCCCTTCCCGTCCATTGACGCACAGTACGGCACTCCGGCGCTAATCTCCGGTGATATATATGCCATGTTCAATGATCGGCCGGAGGTTCGCGCGGTGATGGAGTTCTTCACGACCGCCGAATCGCTTAAAACCTGGATTCAGAGCGGCGGCGTAACCGCACCGATGAATGATGCCGATCCATCCTGGTATCCGAACGAGCAGGAGCGCCGGATGGCAGAGTTCGTCCAGACGGCTGATGCGATCCGCTTCGATGGCTCTGATCTGATGCCGGGAGCGGTTGGAGCCGGGACATTCTGGAAGGGGATGACCGACTATATTAGCGGTACCGTCGATCTGGATACGGCACTCAAGGAAATTCAAGGTGGCTGGAAGTAA
- a CDS encoding carbohydrate ABC transporter permease: MELQANKGNALRLLFLSVLVPAINIVAHWLIFMFFRNSGLPPIANALLAVAWGALGIYSIYYTLNWVVEQYPEQWRRRILPFIFVGPAVLLLGWLLVLPTLRTLYLSFFDASSTGFVGLANYAAVFTDRLLVMALRNNLLWVFFGTLACVSLGLLIAILADRSSFERLAKGLIFMPMAISFVAAGVIWKFIYYYQPGQEQIGLLNAIVVALGGEPQAWLSMIQPWNNLFLIAILIWMQTGFAMVIFSAAIKSIPESILEAARMDGAGEIKIFFSIMIPYISTTLLSVTTTIVVFTLKIFDVVMIMTGGQYETDVVATQFYRQLFMYQNAGYGSTLAIVLLIAVIPVIIINLRQFRREGGF, from the coding sequence ATGGAGCTGCAAGCCAACAAGGGCAATGCTCTGCGTCTGCTGTTCTTATCCGTGCTTGTGCCTGCCATCAATATCGTGGCTCATTGGCTGATCTTTATGTTCTTTCGCAATTCGGGACTCCCCCCGATCGCCAATGCGCTGCTGGCGGTAGCATGGGGCGCACTCGGCATTTACTCCATATATTACACACTTAACTGGGTCGTCGAGCAATACCCGGAGCAATGGAGACGGAGAATATTGCCCTTTATCTTTGTCGGGCCGGCCGTGCTGCTGCTCGGCTGGCTGCTTGTCCTGCCGACGCTGCGCACGCTGTACCTCAGCTTCTTCGATGCCAGCTCGACTGGTTTCGTCGGATTAGCCAACTATGCCGCCGTCTTCACTGACAGGCTGCTCGTTATGGCGCTGCGCAACAACCTGCTATGGGTCTTCTTCGGCACACTCGCCTGCGTCAGTCTAGGACTGCTCATCGCGATTCTCGCGGATCGCAGCAGCTTCGAGAGGCTGGCCAAAGGGCTGATCTTCATGCCGATGGCGATCTCCTTCGTGGCAGCAGGGGTGATCTGGAAGTTCATTTACTACTACCAGCCAGGACAGGAGCAGATCGGCCTGCTCAACGCCATCGTCGTGGCGCTGGGCGGCGAGCCGCAGGCATGGCTCAGCATGATCCAGCCGTGGAACAATCTGTTCTTGATCGCCATTCTGATCTGGATGCAGACAGGCTTTGCAATGGTGATCTTCTCGGCAGCGATCAAGAGCATACCGGAGAGCATCCTGGAGGCTGCCCGCATGGACGGGGCCGGAGAGATCAAGATTTTCTTCAGCATTATGATTCCGTACATCTCTACGACACTGCTGTCGGTAACCACCACGATCGTCGTCTTTACCTTGAAAATTTTTGACGTCGTCATGATTATGACCGGCGGACAGTACGAGACCGATGTCGTCGCCACCCAGTTCTACCGCCAGCTCTTCATGTACCAAAATGCAGGCTATGGCTCAACGCTCGCCATCGTACTGCTCATCGCCGTCATCCCGGTTATTATCATCAATCTGCGCCAATTCCGCAGAGAGGGGGGCTTCTGA
- a CDS encoding carbohydrate ABC transporter permease has translation MLRRKGLRKSKWLVNTVLAIICLIWTIPTLGLLVSSIRPAADILSTGWWKVVPHRAWTTAEQLQLPRETDLRGPIEVGGVTYTDDQLRSGVEQDGKRLIWENRRARLLSVQEKGWVANTQFTTQNYETVLGGKSYSITMPDGSTKTEKGSGMSRSFWNTVAVTVPATIIPIFIASFAAYAFAWLRFPGRRTLFVVIIALLVVPLQVALIPILRDYTALGLNGTYFGIWLAHTAFGLPLITYFMYTSISQLPRDLFESAFMDGASNFTIFSKLILPLSVPSLASISIFQFLWVWNDYLVSLIFLGSQPEVQVLSMNIANLVGSRGNDWHLLTAAAFVSMLMPLTVFFALQKYFVRGMLGGSVKG, from the coding sequence ATGCTCAGGCGCAAGGGACTACGCAAATCCAAATGGCTCGTCAATACCGTGCTCGCCATCATCTGCCTGATCTGGACCATTCCAACTCTGGGTCTGTTGGTCTCCTCCATCCGTCCGGCAGCAGACATCTTGTCGACCGGCTGGTGGAAGGTCGTCCCGCACCGTGCGTGGACGACAGCCGAGCAGCTTCAGCTACCGCGCGAGACCGATCTGCGCGGGCCGATCGAGGTGGGAGGGGTAACCTATACCGATGATCAGCTACGGTCCGGCGTAGAGCAGGACGGGAAACGATTGATCTGGGAAAACCGACGCGCCCGGCTGCTTAGTGTACAGGAGAAGGGATGGGTCGCTAATACCCAGTTTACAACCCAGAATTACGAGACCGTGCTCGGCGGCAAAAGCTATTCGATTACGATGCCAGACGGCAGCACGAAGACGGAGAAGGGCAGCGGCATGAGCCGATCCTTCTGGAATACGGTAGCCGTCACCGTCCCCGCGACGATCATACCGATCTTCATCGCCTCATTCGCGGCGTATGCCTTTGCCTGGCTGCGCTTCCCAGGAAGACGGACGTTATTCGTCGTCATCATCGCTCTGCTGGTCGTACCGTTGCAGGTGGCGCTCATCCCGATTTTGCGGGACTATACAGCACTCGGCCTGAACGGCACCTACTTCGGCATCTGGCTTGCGCATACCGCCTTTGGCCTGCCGCTCATCACGTATTTCATGTATACCTCGATCAGCCAATTGCCCAGGGATCTGTTCGAGTCGGCCTTCATGGACGGAGCCAGCAACTTCACCATATTCAGCAAGCTGATCCTGCCGCTGTCCGTGCCTTCGCTTGCCTCGATCAGTATCTTTCAATTTCTATGGGTGTGGAACGATTATCTCGTCTCGCTCATCTTCCTCGGCAGTCAGCCGGAGGTGCAGGTGCTATCGATGAATATTGCCAATCTCGTCGGCTCGCGCGGCAATGACTGGCATTTGCTGACGGCAGCGGCGTTTGTCTCCATGCTGATGCCGTTGACCGTATTCTTCGCTCTGCAAAAATATTTTGTCCGCGGCATGCTCGGCGGCTCGGTCAAAGGGTAA
- a CDS encoding glycoside hydrolase family 13 protein, which translates to MAEAWWKESIVYQVYWRSFRDTNGDGIGDLQGVIEKLDYIRSLGVTMLWINPFNESPDKDNGYDVSDYYAVMSKAGTMADFERLLAETHKRGMKLMMDVVLNHTSDQHPWFTSARSSRTHPKRDWYVWRDGTQIGADQVARAAPRRAQEARSGALGGSESAARSATAGAGTECQTQPAPPSNWRSYFTPSCWEWDAQTGQYYMHSFATEQPDLNWANPEVRQEMYRMLRFWLDKGVDGLRLDALALLAKPEYFMDADDPSDIRYLTHHPRLHDYLQEMHREVFAHYDIMTVGEIAFATPEIGVQFVDEARKELNTLFHFEVADEMPTWDLPRFKRIQRRWAAALQGRGFGSQFLNNHDHTRQVTRYGDDGRFRKASAKLLATMLHTLPGIPYIYQGEEIGMTGVRYETIDDYHDIAMMNSYAEEIGKGRDPVEVLRALQPLSRDNSRSPMQWSAERYAGFSTAEPWMKVNPNYVEIHVEEAERDPDSVLAYYRRLTSLRRQHPVMVYGSFTDLSGDDPQLYVYEREHEGIRWLVALNHGEHTRSFTLPKEEAAKQSAAAAWRLVLGNYEEARTDATSGDAITLRAYEARIYENCSLDANVES; encoded by the coding sequence ATGGCAGAAGCCTGGTGGAAGGAATCCATCGTATATCAGGTCTATTGGCGCAGCTTCCGCGACACTAACGGCGATGGAATCGGGGATCTGCAAGGCGTCATTGAGAAACTGGATTATATTCGCTCGCTAGGCGTGACGATGCTGTGGATCAACCCGTTCAATGAATCGCCCGACAAGGATAACGGCTATGATGTGTCCGATTACTATGCTGTGATGAGCAAGGCCGGCACGATGGCAGATTTTGAGCGCCTGCTCGCAGAGACACATAAGCGCGGGATGAAGCTGATGATGGATGTGGTGCTCAACCACACCTCCGACCAGCATCCCTGGTTCACTTCCGCCCGCTCCAGCCGCACCCATCCCAAGCGGGATTGGTATGTATGGCGGGACGGCACACAGATTGGAGCCGACCAGGTGGCACGGGCGGCCCCTCGCCGAGCGCAGGAGGCCCGTAGCGGAGCTCTTGGCGGATCAGAGAGCGCCGCAAGATCGGCAACAGCAGGAGCGGGGACGGAGTGTCAGACTCAGCCTGCTCCACCCTCTAATTGGCGTTCCTACTTCACCCCCTCCTGCTGGGAGTGGGATGCGCAGACTGGGCAATATTACATGCACTCCTTCGCCACGGAGCAGCCGGATCTCAATTGGGCCAATCCCGAGGTGCGCCAGGAAATGTACCGCATGCTCCGGTTCTGGCTGGACAAGGGGGTCGATGGACTACGCCTGGACGCGCTGGCTCTGCTAGCGAAGCCCGAGTATTTCATGGACGCGGACGATCCGAGCGACATCCGCTATTTGACACATCATCCCCGCCTTCATGACTACCTGCAGGAGATGCACCGCGAGGTGTTCGCGCATTACGACATCATGACGGTCGGCGAAATTGCCTTTGCTACACCCGAGATTGGTGTGCAATTCGTGGACGAGGCACGCAAGGAGCTGAATACGCTCTTTCACTTTGAGGTGGCGGATGAAATGCCGACATGGGATCTCCCGCGCTTCAAGCGCATCCAGCGGCGGTGGGCGGCGGCGTTGCAGGGGCGAGGCTTCGGCTCGCAATTTCTGAACAACCATGACCATACGCGACAGGTGACGCGCTACGGCGATGATGGCCGCTTCCGCAAGGCATCTGCCAAGCTGCTGGCCACGATGCTCCACACGCTTCCCGGCATCCCCTATATCTACCAGGGGGAGGAGATTGGCATGACGGGGGTACGCTACGAGACGATCGACGACTACCATGATATAGCGATGATGAACAGCTATGCTGAGGAGATTGGCAAGGGCCGCGACCCGGTGGAGGTGCTTCGCGCCCTGCAGCCGCTAAGCCGCGACAACTCCCGTTCCCCGATGCAATGGAGTGCGGAGCGATATGCAGGCTTTAGCACCGCCGAGCCGTGGATGAAGGTGAATCCGAACTATGTGGAGATTCATGTTGAAGAAGCCGAGCGAGACCCTGACTCTGTGCTGGCCTATTACCGCCGCTTAACCTCGCTGCGAAGGCAGCACCCTGTCATGGTCTACGGCAGCTTCACCGATCTTAGCGGCGATGATCCTCAATTATATGTATACGAACGCGAGCATGAAGGGATACGCTGGCTGGTCGCACTGAACCATGGGGAGCATACACGCAGCTTCACGCTGCCGAAGGAAGAAGCGGCGAAGCAATCTGCAGCCGCAGCCTGGCGGCTCGTCCTGGGCAACTACGAGGAAGCCCGTACAGACGCTACTTCAGGCGATGCCATCACGCTGAGAGCTTATGAGGCGCGGATCTATGAGAACTGCAGCCTGGATGCGAATGTGGAGAGCTAG
- the greA gene encoding transcription elongation factor GreA has translation MAKDEVILTREGLEKLQAELDDLKYVKRKELAARIKLAISYGDLKENSEYHSAKEDQAFMETRITQLEKMLNKAKVVDADEIDLSKVQIGSTVVLNDIEFAEKLSYQIVGPAEADVADNKISYESPLGKELIGRRVGDVVRVDAPAGVVEYELLEIRVQ, from the coding sequence ATGGCGAAAGATGAAGTGATTTTGACTCGGGAAGGGCTGGAAAAGCTGCAGGCAGAGCTGGACGATCTGAAATATGTGAAGCGCAAGGAGCTCGCGGCCAGGATTAAGCTTGCCATCAGCTATGGCGATCTGAAGGAGAACAGCGAATACCACTCCGCCAAGGAAGACCAGGCCTTCATGGAGACGCGGATTACTCAACTGGAGAAGATGCTGAATAAAGCCAAAGTGGTTGATGCTGACGAGATCGACCTGAGTAAGGTACAGATCGGCTCTACCGTTGTGCTCAACGACATTGAATTTGCCGAGAAGCTGTCGTATCAGATTGTCGGCCCGGCTGAAGCCGATGTAGCGGACAATAAAATTTCTTACGAGAGCCCGCTTGGCAAGGAACTGATCGGCAGACGGGTTGGCGATGTGGTGCGTGTAGATGCACCGGCTGGCGTCGTCGAATACGAGCTTCTGGAAATTCGGGTACAGTAA
- a CDS encoding endonuclease/exonuclease/phosphatase family protein — translation MKKILIRLGAGIVLFSLLLVSGFLITITVTDYVPEEIVELDIINNLAERTLGTGESFTITSFNIGYAGLDRNQDFFMDGGTASRSSSDMQTRTNLAAITAFLSAAASDIYMLQEVDRNSSRSFYMDQADAISQALNSYSYAFAYNYKVAWVPVPLLDPMGKAYSGLMTLSMLSSTSARRFDLPGKESWPLQQLDLDRAFIESRFPVDNGKELVLVNLHLSAFDKEGYIREQQLAYLSSYMKQEEARGNYLVIGGDWNHSLPGTDPSTFPTSQQWPEWLQPFPESFQSPGFQWATDPLTPTVRTLDVAYTEGVNFQAVIDGFLVSPNVEIISVQTTPLGYEHSDHNPVTVELKLK, via the coding sequence ATGAAAAAAATACTAATCAGGCTCGGAGCTGGCATCGTGCTGTTTTCTTTGCTGCTCGTATCCGGGTTTTTGATAACCATTACTGTGACGGACTATGTACCAGAGGAAATCGTTGAACTAGACATCATCAATAATCTAGCGGAACGAACTCTCGGCACGGGCGAGTCCTTTACGATTACATCCTTTAATATTGGCTATGCGGGTCTTGACCGCAATCAGGACTTCTTCATGGACGGCGGCACCGCCTCCCGCTCCAGCAGCGACATGCAGACGCGCACGAATCTGGCCGCAATCACCGCCTTCCTGTCGGCGGCAGCGTCAGACATCTATATGCTTCAGGAGGTCGACCGCAACTCCTCCCGCAGCTTCTACATGGACCAAGCCGACGCGATCTCACAGGCGCTAAATAGCTACAGCTACGCCTTCGCCTACAATTACAAAGTCGCCTGGGTACCGGTGCCGTTGCTTGATCCTATGGGCAAAGCGTACAGTGGACTGATGACGCTCTCCATGCTGAGCAGCACCTCAGCCCGTCGCTTTGATCTGCCCGGCAAGGAAAGCTGGCCGCTGCAGCAGCTAGACCTCGACCGGGCATTCATAGAGAGCCGCTTCCCGGTCGATAACGGGAAGGAGCTGGTACTCGTCAATCTGCATTTGTCCGCATTTGACAAAGAGGGGTATATTCGTGAACAGCAGTTAGCGTATCTGTCCAGCTACATGAAGCAAGAGGAGGCTCGAGGCAACTATCTCGTTATTGGCGGGGATTGGAATCATTCCCTTCCCGGCACGGACCCCTCTACGTTCCCGACCTCCCAGCAATGGCCGGAATGGCTACAGCCATTCCCGGAATCATTCCAGTCGCCGGGCTTCCAATGGGCCACCGATCCGTTGACGCCTACAGTGCGAACACTGGATGTGGCCTATACGGAGGGGGTCAATTTTCAGGCTGTCATTGACGGCTTTCTTGTCTCGCCCAATGTCGAGATCATCTCTGTACAGACTACCCCGCTCGGCTACGAGCATAGTGATCATAATCCGGTGACCGTGGAATTGAAGTTGAAGTGA